Part of the Halopenitus persicus genome is shown below.
TCGCTCCAGGAATCGGCGATCCGCTCACACAGCTCCTGGAATCCCGGCCGCCCCCGAGTCGGCTCCCGCGGGAAGTACGTCCCGACGTAGAACGGCTTTCCGTCGGGGGTACACCACGCCGAGAGCGGCCAGCCGCCACCGCCGGAGACGAGCTGGCAGACCGTCATCAACACGTCGTCGACGTCCGGCCGCTCCTCGCGGTCGACCTTCACCGGAACGAACGACTCGTTGAGCGTCTCGGCGACGTCGGGGTCCGAGAAGCTCTCCTCCTCCATCACGTGACACCAGTGGCAGGCGGCGTAGCCGACCGAGACGAACACGGGCACGTCGTGCTCGGCGGCGGTCTCGAAGGCACGATCGTCCCAGGGCTGCCAGTTGACCGGATTGTCGGCGTGCTGGCGGAGGTACGGGCTCGCCTCCGCGGACAGCCGGTTCCGGTCGGTCGGTGTGGACATAGTCGTCGGTACGGCGGCCAGGGGGAAAAGCCGTCGCCACTCGGACTGGAGTGTGGTTCGGACTCGGCCATCGGAGTCACTGTGATGCACGATCGTGGCTATATCAAGCGAGTGTAACGACAAGGTTTACACTACCGTGCGTAAACTCCTCGCGTATGACGGAGACCGTGCTGTTGGTCGGCGGCGGCGGACGTGAACACGCGATCGCCCGTGCGCTCGCGCCGGACTGTACGCTCTATGCGTGCGCGAGCAACCGGAACCCGGGAATCGACCGGCTCGCTGACGGGTTCGAGACCCTCTCGGAGACGGATGCGGCGGCGATCGCCGAGTACGCCGAGTCGATCGACGCGGACGCGGCCGTGATCGGCCCCGAGTCGGCGCTGGCCGCCGGGGCGGCGGACGCCCTCGTGGAGGCGGGGGTGTACACGTTCGGACCGGACCGTGAGGCGGCGCGGATCGAGACGGACAAGGCCTACCAGCGGCGGTTTATGCGGGACAACGACGTTCCGGGTTGTCCGGATTTCGAGACGTTCACCGATATGGAGGCCGCCTGCGAGTACATCGACGAGTACGACGGCGACCTCGCGGTCAAGCCCGCCGGGTTGACCGGCGGCAAGGGCGTGAAGGTGATCGGCGACCAGGTCACCGCCGCCGAGGCGAAGGCGTACCTTCGGGAGTCCGAATACGACCGCGTCGTGTTGGAGGAACGGCTGGTCGGCGAGGAGTTCACGATCCAGGCGTTCGTCGCCAACGGCGAGGTCAGGACGACCCCGGCCGTCCAGGACCACAAGCGCGCCTACGAGGGCGACGAGGGACCGAACACGGGTGGGATGGGGTCGTACTCCGACGCTGGCTTCTCGCTGCCGTTCATGGCCGAGGGAGACTACGCCGCCGCCGTCGAGGTCATCGAGGCGGTCGTCGAGGCACTGCCGGGGTACACGGGCGTCCTCTACGGGCAGTTTATGCTGACCGCCGAGGGGCCGAAGGTGGTCGAGTTCAACGCCCGCTTCGGCGACCCCGAGGCGATGAACACGCTGCCGGTGCTCGAGACGCCGTTCATCGACGTGATCACGGCGGCCCGCGACGGCGAGGAACTCCCGGAGCTTTCGTTCGCCGGCCGAGCGACCGTCTGTAAGTACGCCGTTCCGGACGGCTATCCGATCGACCCCGATTCTGGCGCCCGCATCGAGGTCGACGAGGGAAGCGTCGGGGACGCGCTGTTGTTCTACGCCAGCGTCGACGACCGGGAGGACGGCCTCTACACGACGACCTCACGCGCCTTCGCCGTGGTCGGCCTGGGCGAGTCGATCGAGGAGGCTGAGTCAGTCGCGTCCGAGGCGCTGTCGGCCGCCGGCGACCGCGTCCGGATCCGTCACGACGTCGGCACGGCGTCGCTCATCGATCGGCGGATCGAGCACATGGACGCGCTGCGGGAGTAACGTTCTCCGGGGGAGACGACGACGCTGGCTACCGCTCACGGAACGTTGCGAACAGGCGACGCGTCCGTCGCGACCGCCGTTCGATCCGGTTGCGCCACGGAGCGATTTCACGACGGAACGACGGAGCGATCCCACGACAGCGCGTCACACACCCGCCTGAACCGTCGTGGACGACCGGTCAGATCACGCGGACGGCTGCGTCGGCATCAATTTTAAACGTCGGGGGTGGGGACCGCCGAACGAACCGCCGTGCGGCCGTGATGCCCGCGAACGCGAGGTCTTTAACGACGGGGGGCGGATCGGCTCACGTGAGCGACGACGACCATCGCCGGGCTGAAACGCACCCTTCCGGGACGGACCGCGCCGCCGAGGCGGCCCCGACACGCCGCCGTGACCGGTTGGATCGGGTCGCGACGCCGGGACCGCGCAACTCGCTGTGGGCCTGGCCGGACGCGAAGTCCCCGCTGGTCGTCGTCAGGAACTACCTCGTGATCCTGCTGTGCCGGATCTCGCCGAGCCTCCGGCTCAAGAACTGGCTGCTCCGACGGATCGGGGTCTCGGTCGGTGCCGGCGTTTCCTGGGGGCTGGAATCGACGCCGGACGTCTTCTGGCCGGAGCGGATCACGGTCGAGTCGGACGCGATCGTCGGCTACGACGCGACGCTGTTGTGCCACGAGTTTCTCCAGGACGAATACCGGCTCGGCGACGTGGTGATACGGCAGCGCGCGATGGTCGGCGCGGGCGCGATCGTGTTGCCCGGCGTGACGGTCGGGGAGGGGGCCCAGGTCGCGGCCAACTCGCTGGTGACCGAGGACGTTCCGGCCGGGACGACCGTCGCGGGCGTCCCGGCGGAGGTGGTCTCCGACCCGAGGGGCGACTCCGATTCGGAGGGAGGGCCCGACCGGATGGCGGAACCCGAACCGACCGCGGAGTAGCACTCGATCGGGAGTGGCGGTCGTCCGGTTCGTTTCGGATGCCTCGGGTTGGTTTCGGATGTCGCCGGTTAGCTTCGGATCCGGACGATCCCCTCGCGGAGCACGAGATGGTTCGGTAGGACGTGTTCCTCGCCGTCGGTCTCGATATGCGTGACGAACAGGTCGACCTCCTGAACGATCCCGCGGCGGTCCGCGACCTTCACCTCGTCGCCGATCCCGTATGGTTGGCGGAGCAGGAGGAACACGCCGGCCGCGGCGGCGGCAAGCAGATCCTTCGTTGCGAGCGCGGTGAGCACCACGAGCGCGAACGCGTACGCCGCGAGTAGGACTATCAACGCGAGCGTCGCGACGCCGATCTGGTCGAGCGCGATCAGGATGGCGACGTAGACGACGCTGTATTTCGCGGCGGTGGATATCATCCCCGTCTCGGGGAGCTTGATCCCGCGGAGGCGCTCGGCGACGTACAGCTCGATCTTGTCGCCGACCACGATCCCGACGATCAGCACGACGATGGCGATGAACAGTCGCGGGACGAACGTGGCGACGTCGCCCCAGAAGAGCTGTGCATACTCGACGTCGGCGACCGAGAGCGCGGTGAGAACGGCGATGCCGACGATGAAGTAGTTCGAGAGCTTCGCGATGATGGTTACCGTCGAGAGCCCGAACTCCCGGGCGGTCCGCTCGAAGGCGGTTCCCTCGGTGGAGCCGGGAACGCCGGCGCGCTCGAGCAGCCGTCGGTTGACCACCTCGACCGCGTAGCCGGCCACGATCCCCAGAAGGACGATGAACAGCGCGAGCCAGATCCGGGGCGGGACGAGACCGAGCACCTCGACCGCCGTTTCCCGGGCGTTGAGCGGGAGCACGGTTCGGGCCATCAGTACGCCTCCGGATCGACCTCGAGGATGAGCCGTCCGCCCTTGAACGCTCGGACGAGACCGTCGGACTCCGAAAGCACGATCGCGGTCGCGTTCGTGTCGCGGGTGATCGCGCCGGCGGCCATGTGTCGCGCACCCAGTCCCTTCGGGATGTCGACGCCCTCGGCGGCCGGCTCGAGGTAGCGATACGCGGAGACGATCTTCCCCGAATCGGAGATGACGAACGCGCCGTCGAGCCGGGAGAACTCCTTCAGCATCACGTTCACGATCGGGTCGCCGACGTGGACGTGGCTCTTCTCGAAGGGATTGTAGCTGAGCGGACGCGATTTGTTCATCACCTTGCCGGCGTCCCCGACGACGAACAGCGCGCCCACCGGCTTCCCCTTCTGCCCCTTCTTACCCAGCTCGATCGCCACCTCGAAGACGTCACGGATCACGCCGGGCTCCGCCCGCGAGTCGACGAACAGGTCGTAGATCCCCGCTCCCATGTCCTCGGTCGCGCGAACGCGGATCACCGAATCCGCGTCGTC
Proteins encoded:
- the purD gene encoding phosphoribosylamine--glycine ligase, coding for MTETVLLVGGGGREHAIARALAPDCTLYACASNRNPGIDRLADGFETLSETDAAAIAEYAESIDADAAVIGPESALAAGAADALVEAGVYTFGPDREAARIETDKAYQRRFMRDNDVPGCPDFETFTDMEAACEYIDEYDGDLAVKPAGLTGGKGVKVIGDQVTAAEAKAYLRESEYDRVVLEERLVGEEFTIQAFVANGEVRTTPAVQDHKRAYEGDEGPNTGGMGSYSDAGFSLPFMAEGDYAAAVEVIEAVVEALPGYTGVLYGQFMLTAEGPKVVEFNARFGDPEAMNTLPVLETPFIDVITAARDGEELPELSFAGRATVCKYAVPDGYPIDPDSGARIEVDEGSVGDALLFYASVDDREDGLYTTTSRAFAVVGLGESIEEAESVASEALSAAGDRVRIRHDVGTASLIDRRIEHMDALRE
- the dacZ gene encoding diadenylate cyclase DacZ; the encoded protein is MSILTDLLNDVVADVDGVFLFSPSGSFHERFREADVDVVVVDTENVVDADTFVELPLAFDNVRDRIRFGVEGAIESGIVETGDAIACSVSVFDDDDADSVIRVRATEDMGAGIYDLFVDSRAEPGVIRDVFEVAIELGKKGQKGKPVGALFVVGDAGKVMNKSRPLSYNPFEKSHVHVGDPIVNVMLKEFSRLDGAFVISDSGKIVSAYRYLEPAAEGVDIPKGLGARHMAAGAITRDTNATAIVLSESDGLVRAFKGGRLILEVDPEAY
- a CDS encoding mechanosensitive ion channel domain-containing protein, which encodes MARTVLPLNARETAVEVLGLVPPRIWLALFIVLLGIVAGYAVEVVNRRLLERAGVPGSTEGTAFERTAREFGLSTVTIIAKLSNYFIVGIAVLTALSVADVEYAQLFWGDVATFVPRLFIAIVVLIVGIVVGDKIELYVAERLRGIKLPETGMISTAAKYSVVYVAILIALDQIGVATLALIVLLAAYAFALVVLTALATKDLLAAAAAGVFLLLRQPYGIGDEVKVADRRGIVQEVDLFVTHIETDGEEHVLPNHLVLREGIVRIRS
- a CDS encoding acyltransferase translates to MSDDDHRRAETHPSGTDRAAEAAPTRRRDRLDRVATPGPRNSLWAWPDAKSPLVVVRNYLVILLCRISPSLRLKNWLLRRIGVSVGAGVSWGLESTPDVFWPERITVESDAIVGYDATLLCHEFLQDEYRLGDVVIRQRAMVGAGAIVLPGVTVGEGAQVAANSLVTEDVPAGTTVAGVPAEVVSDPRGDSDSEGGPDRMAEPEPTAE